CGGCGTCCGACGTCACTGCGCACGGGGCGGGGCCTCCCAATTAAGGGGATGGGGGTCGGGACGAGAACCTGGGGTCAGCACACGTGGGGCTCTGGGTGGGGCGCTGGCTGGAGGGACTCGGCTTCCAGGGCCCCGAGCCAGGCGGAGGGACGGACTGCCGGGAAGTCCCGGAAGGGGCAGCAGCGCTGAGGGGCAGGATGCGGGGTCCCGGAGGCGGAAGCTGGGCCGATCGACGTGACCTCGGCCGGGGGAGTGGGGCGCGGGCGGCCGACAGCGCTGGGCGGGGGACTCTGGAGCCGGCAGGACTTTTTTCGGGCACAGCTCcttgaatttgggggacacagcCCGACTTCATTTTAGCGGGGTCCTCACGAAGGTGAAAGGAGCCCTCCCGCCACATGAGCCTCTCCATCACTACTTCGCGGAAAGAAAGACAACTCCGGGCTCAACATGCTTGCTTTTTAATAACAGAACAAAAAGAGAACACAGTGGCAGGGAGCCGGCCTGCGGGACGACAGGCCTTGGGGAGCTCCTGTGAGACGGGCGGGTAGAGATGGGAGGCCAAGGGAGCCCCGTTCGTGCCTAGTTCAGAGGATGGGAGAGGAAAGTGAGAAAGGTCAGGGAAAGGGGGAATGCCTTGATGTCAGAAATGCTGGAGATTCCAGCGCCCAGAACTAGTCGTGGGTCCTGGAGCACGCTAGCATCTTGGGCATGGGCGGTTTCTCCTTACTCCTCAGACTGCCACTCCAACCCCCAGGGATTGTAAAGGGGGTCCCTACTGGCTGTGGCCGTGCTGAAGGAGCCCAGAGAGCTCGGCCGCCCGGAGAGACAAGACCCCTCCTGGCCCAGGGGACTCCAGGGAGACCAAAGCAGCTGTAAGGATGagaaattgaagggaaaaaaaaggaagaatcagaaaatagGTCTCTCTCCAGATTTCCTAGTCCCCAAACCCAGGCACTCCCAAGTCTCTGGCTCTCGTctactttatttttgttcctctcaAATCCAGCTATCCAACGCGCCTCTTGTGCTCCCGCTGTCTCTCCATGCAAGACCAGGCATCCAAATCACCCTCCACCGCCCCACCAAGTTCCTGTTCAACCATACCTGGGCCCTGCCAGGAGCGAGGAAGTGCTCCTCCTCCCGTGGAGAGTTTGCCCTCTCCTCTTCCAGACCAGGGTGTTCGGTGGAGTTGGGGAGTCCACAGCCGTCGTCGTCAAGCACCAGGGGCTCAGACGGAGCCCTAGAGCTGCCCCACTGGGCCTTCTTCAGTCTGTGGAGACTTCAGACTTAGGAAAGAGGTGCCTGGAGGCCAGGCTTCCTGTCTCTCCATTCTTCACCTTCCTGCCCTGAAATACTTCCTGCTGGGACCCAGGAGTGTTGTCATCTGACTTCCAACTCTCCACTCCCAACTTTCTGCTCCCCTCAGACTGAAGTATTTTCAGTTCAGGGGCTCAAGAGGTGACCTCTAGCTCTGCACTATCCTCCAGTTGCATGGAGTGCTTTCCTGTCTTCAGTGACCTGGTTTCCACTCCTTTCGTCTCATGTGGCTCATCCCCCATCCCTTagttccctcctccttcccataTTATAGAAATTTTGCTTCGATCTCACCAAGACCGTGGCACATTCCCAAACAACCTCCCATTCCTTCAAAGCTCTCCACCTCTTCTTTAGTTCAAACCGTCCTGTCCCCATACCCTATTTAGCTCCCAGAGCCCAAATGTCTCTCCTTACTCATTGATGATTCTGTGTCGCCTCCTTAGATCCTCCAGGTGATAAGTGACAGCCCTTACCCGGGCTGGGATGCCCCTAGATCCCTGCTGCATTCCCGCCAAATATggcctccttctctttcttctgcagAGCACCTCAGGGGGTGGGAGCCCTCAGGGGGTACAGGCCAGGCTGGGAGCAACCAGTGGCTCTCTTGTGCCAGAGAATGGGAAAAGGAGCTAGAAGGCAGAACTGAGTCTCTCAGGGGAGCTGGACTGAAATAGGGAGTCAGGGGTCTTGGGAAGCCCAGATCACAAAAACATAGCTGTGATCTGGAAAACCTGAAGACTGATTCATAGGAAGGAAGGCCTGGTCAGTGCACTGGCTGGGGGACACCAGAGGGAAGGGGTAATAAGGAGAGCTGGGGCTAGGATAGCAGTGGGTGCAACTTTAACCGAGAGGTGTCAAAGGGCAGAAAGTTTGTCATACCAGCAGGGGTGGGATGTACTGTTCCTCCATCCAGGTGGGGCTGTGAAGCACAAAAACGGGGCTAAATACAGAGAGAACACCCCCATCCATACTGTTTCTCTAACAACCTCTCCCAACCACCTATTTGGCATTAGGAGctaaaatgtccatcagctggtgGGGGGCAATTATCCCCAGACTAAAGCTTATTGCTACCATAAGGCTTTATGGTAGTTTAAAATTGTAGAGCTTCCCTCCCTACCTCCAGTTAATccccattttctccatttctaccCACCTGGGCCTTTGACTAAGGTTCTCCCAGAAGGTGTCTCCATAGCGCTGGGGCGTCAGTCTGAGGCTCTGGGAAGGCAAGCTGGGTGGTGGAGATCGGCTGACCACCCTGGAACACCTGAGGTGAGGACAAGGTAGGCTCAGGTCTGGCTCTTCTCCCTTACAGCATCTACTCACTCCAGGAATTTAGGAGTTTTATCTTACTACGGGACCATACAGCTGCCCAGGCTCCCTCAGGCCTTGTCCTCCGTTATCCATTTTAGCTGAGGAAGGTGGTGAGGCCTTTGATTTGAAAGGAGATTGGAGCTGGAGTGAGCATGgagattagcaactgtttgagcTTCAGATCTCACTGAATCTCAAATAAGTACACCTCACAACCAGGGAACATCATATTGAGCAAGCAGGGCTGTCAAAGACGAAGGCCCCGACTACTCAAGTGATGCGACAGGTTCCTTTTAGTCAATGCAAGTATCCAGGAGAGCAGGGCCTCTGTTCACCCTGCTTTATCTCCCCATCTCAGAAATACTAATATCCTTTAGGTAGGGAGGGGTGTGCAAAGCTGTTTGAGAACAGTTCTCATCACTCCTAAAGCCCCCAGACTGACTGATGTCTGCTCTCCTGCTCTCTAGAAGAGTGTCCTAGGGCTTCGTCCTCGGcactttatcttctttatctCCATTCCTCCTTAGGTGATCTCACCCAGGCCCATGactttatttattatctttttttttttttttttcggtacgcgggcctctcactgttgtgggctctcccattgtggagcacaggctccggacgcgcaggctcagcggtcatggctcacgggcccagccgcgccgcagcatgtgggatcttcccggacaggggcatgaacctgtgtcccctgcatcggcaggcggactctcaaccacttgcgccaccagggaagccctattatcatctttttaattgaagtataactgatttacaatgctgtgccaatctgtgctgcacagcaaagtgactcagttatacacattctttttaaatattcttttccattatggtttatcacaggatattgaatatagttctctgtgctacacagtaggaccttgttgtttcagGCCATGATTTTAAACCACCAATGTGCTGACGACTCCCAAATCTACATTTCTTGCTCTGGCTCCTCCCCTGGACTCCAGACTTGCAGGTTCAACTGTCCACTCAACATCTCCTCCCTAGCCTTCCCCATCTTGCTGAAAAGCACCCCAAATGCCCAGTTGCTAGAGCCAAAAATCTGGTATGCCTTACTTCCCTCACCTCCGATATCCAGTCTATCAGCAAGTTCTGTGAGCTCTACAtctaaaatacactaaaaaaaaagaaaaaaatcattttttcttttggctgctccacatggcttgtgggatctcagttccccaaccagggatcaaacccaggcccttggcagtgaaagcacggagtcctaaccactggactgcccagGAAATCCCCCATAAAATACACTCAAATTTGACTACTCCTcactatttccattcccaccatCATATTCCAGCTTATCTTCCCC
Above is a genomic segment from Phocoena sinus isolate mPhoSin1 chromosome 20, mPhoSin1.pri, whole genome shotgun sequence containing:
- the INCA1 gene encoding LOW QUALITY PROTEIN: protein INCA1 (The sequence of the model RefSeq protein was modified relative to this genomic sequence to represent the inferred CDS: inserted 2 bases in 1 codon) → MQAQEDGENLIPFVKCSRVVSRSPPPSLPSQSLRLTPQRYGDTFWENLSQRPSPTWMEEQYIPPLLRATGCSQPGLYPLRXLPPPEVLCRRKRRRPYLAGMQQGSRGIPARVRAVTYHLEDLRRRHRIINELKKAQWGSSRAPSEPLVLDDDGCGLPNSTEHPGLEEERANSPREEEHFLAPGRAQLLWSPWSPLGQEGSCLSGRPSSLGSFSTATASRDPLYNPWGLEWQSEE